The genomic interval CTAGTTGTGGAAACGCTGTAAGTGTATATCAACAATAATATTCGGTCAATTCTGAAATCTGACAATTAAATTAATGTTACACTAGCTCCCATTTCTGCAATTTCAAACACATGCTTACTGACCGCACACTAACTCTAGCAGATACGGTAGGTCATGTTAATTCTGCACGTGTAGCAGAACTTAGTTTTACCGTTAATAAAATCGATGCAGGTGAGATCTTACAATGCTAAGTCCACTACTTTTTTCCGATATACAGTAGATTTATGCAAACTCAATTTTACTGTCCTTTTAATCATGATAATCGGTCGAAAGCTAGCTGCTACTGAACATTTGATGGTAACATACTCACCCAGAGTTTGATGCGCATGTTGCCTTGATTGAATTAATTCTCAGTTTATTGGCGATGTCTTTCAGACCCTGCAGGGTTTTCTCGTCTGGTTTATGGTAGCTCATGTTGATGTTTTAAAGAATAACGTATCTCACTGAGAGTTATAAAACTGTTTTAGGTCTTATTACTAAGGCCTGTAAGACACGCACGTCCTCCGACAAGATATCACGACGAGACAGACAGTACGTACTTACGCATGGCCGATTTTAAGTGAAATTCAAGTTTAGCCCAACCCACTTAGCCGATTCATTGGAGGATATGTGGATGGTACTATGGATGGTAAGATGTTAATGGATTTGGCCCACTGCAATGAACTTGAAGTAAAATACTAAAAGTGAGAATTTAAATATAATATCCACAATTACATACTTCAATGACATCGGACTGGGTATGTTTGCAAACCCCAGTGACCCAGccttatttcattttttgcatgaaaatatatacatttttaagaATCGACAAAACCATATTATAATCACCAATCTGGTCTGATTAAAGATATGGTCGAATCTGCAATCGCTGCAAAGATCTGCGATCTACAAACTGTTGTGCTGTACCTTTAAGTTAGACACTGAGGTAGCAGACCATTGCCAACAAGGAAGTAGCAAATTTTGCTCTCTCATACTTACTAGGTAAACTTGGTTGTGACGCATGAGCTAAAACCTTAGGCCTATCCCTATTTTCTTAAGGTCTTTATAGTATAAATGAGATTTGTAATAAGGTTGATATTCTCTCCAATCAGTTGGTTCAAAAGCCCATCCAGGTGCCCCACCCTTTGTCAATGCATACTGGCATGCCACTCCATTTAGGATATTTGATTGCCTCTACTctctatttacatttattcaactTTGTATTTGATATGATCAGAACTATCAGTGCTATTTGTATGTGTAGTAGTACTGTGTCAGGAATAATACTATTTTTGCATAGCCCTAAAGAATGCATTCCTTCCAACTGCCACAGCAAGAAATGGCCAGAACTGGTTAGGCCTGCCCAGAAGTACAGCACAACCTTGTTTTAACGACACATCATCAATGAATGAACTTATCTTTTCAGCACTCTTTTTTACTCATTATCAGTGAAATTAGAGTTCACAATTTAATAAGTTACTTACAATAAGTATGTCAGTAGGTAGGTTAATATtctataagtcactttggacaaaagcatctgctaaatacaataaccataaccataattaCAATTCACACATCCAGATATCCCTGAATACATTAGAAAATACCTTTATTAAAAAAAGTTCCTAGATCTGTACATGCAACAATGTACAGAGCCTACataaatatgtgttttttttaatctggtTTTTGTGGTACAACATACCACAGTTTAAGCATgttacaaacacatgcagtgtTGCTTACAGAATCATGGCCCGCATTAACTTCCTTGTCTACCGGGCTCTATATCGGAAGAGGTCAAGTATGCACTGTAGACAGTATAAAGCAAGCCGGATGCTGTAGTTGTTACTACTCTTTTGGATCTTCATCTTGAAAGTCCTGAAAAAAAGATGCACTTAGTTAGGGACAGGGATCAAATGAGATGGTATTCCATGAATTCATTGAACTGTGTCTTAGATCAAACCTGGATGCACAAGTACTGAAAACATACATACTATTTCCTCTACTTACCATAAGCCACATGTTCATTAGACTTTAATAGTTGTGACCCATTGAAAACAATCCACAAACAAAGCATGTGAGTGTTTTTCTCTGTTCCCATACCTTTTGTCTCTCCAGAGCATCAGCCTTCTCTTCCTCAGAGGCAGGTTCCTTATCCAGTCTCTCCAGTAGAGGGAGCTGTGATAGAACAAACAGCCTGTATTCGTCGGTCTCCATGATGGGATTCTCAGCCAACACCAGTGCTCGTAATGTGTCTGCCACACCCGCTAGGCTACGCAAGGCACTCCGGGAAAATATTAGGTTACCCCTTAAAGGAACAGGGCACATGAGCACAAGGGAGCCTTTTGATTAGAGAATAGACATGACTTACGATGACAACATTTCATAAACTGCCTTTCTAAAGATCAAGTGTTGATCTTGACCATCTGTTCTCATTCATAGGCAAGGGAAGGCAAGACACACTCTCTGTCAAGAATACCTCTGCTATGGGCATGAAAGGAGAGAAACTGATTTTTGATTTAATCTCCCCAGACAGATGATGCAACTAGGGGCATTTACTATGTACAACACAGTGTGTAACTTATTTGGTTCTTACAACTTGTGTGATTCAGGATGCTGCGAACACAACAACAGGATGATAGGATTCCCAGATAGTTCACCTACTGATGGAAAAGTACTCTTCCTGCACTGTAAAGTCCATTATAACTACAAGCATTTCTTCATTGCACATGCAGGCAAAATAACAATAACCCTGCACACCCtgttaaataattaatattGGTGAATTGAGCTAATAACGCTCAGAGATAGGCTAGTATAATAGAAAGGTCTGCAAAACACGCAATCACTCATCTGAGGGCAGACCCCTCCATTAGTatgtaaatgcaaatatgacTCTCACCTGACATTCAGGTACTGCAGAGACTTCATGTTGGGACTGATTCCATCCAGAGTCTCCAGCTGGTTGTCTCGCAGATGCAGGATGGTCAAACGCTCCAGCTTGTGGAGCCCCTCCAGACGCTTGATGATATTCTGGGCCTGGAGAGAGTGTGGAAATCAGACCAAAAACTTGGGACAGAGAAGTCTTCCATCAGTAGACTGGCGCTTCACAGCATATGTAGAGATTATAGGGGAAAATACCTTTTTCTTTTAAAGCACAaactgaatgtatgtgtgaatatacTTTTTGGATTATTACATGGATTTACATGGAAAGAACACAGTGAAATATAACCCTTTGACCTTTAACCTTAAAAGCTAAGGTTAAAGGTTAAAACAAACTGTGCAAAAAAGATACTGCTATTTAAAATGATTCACTGCAATACGGTACCAGGTAAAGTCGGCGAAGATTGGGCAAATACAGGTCCTCTGTGGTCTCCAAACGATTTCCTCTCAGCTCAAGTGTAACCAGGTTGGTCAGTTTATTGCACTGCAGACCTTGCATCCTCTGAATACTATTACCTGTAACCGTTCAAATGAATTTGAATATGTGATACAAACAATTCAGTGTGTATTAATGATCTCAAAATATGctgaaataaattaaataaaaacaggCGAAGTTGAATTTCCATGACACAGTTCTACAATTGCTGATGGTAAAGCCACATGAAAAGACAAATTCTTTTGATAGAGCAACTAAACTAACCAGTGAGGTTAAGGGTCTCTAGAGCAGGCCCACTGAGCCCCTCTACATCTTGGAGGCGGTTCTTGGCGATACTGAACCACTGCAGGTAGATGAGTGGCTCCAGCCTCTGCCCTCTAAACTCCCGGACATGGTTCCCATCCAACTTCAGCCAAAGCAGCTGGGTGAGTTTAGCCAGAGGATTGAGGTCCGACAGGTGGTTGGTGGATAGGTCTATGAAACGCAGGTGCACAAAGGACTCAAGGAGACTGATGTCGGTCAGGCTCCTAGAGAGGGAGCCAACAGAATAGGTGTTTGAAAACTGAATACTTCTGACTTATGCTAAATTGTGGTTCAGTTCTTTCAAGGCAGGCATGTGACTCACCTATCTACAAGTTCAAGCTTAACAAAGGCATGTGACAAACCATTCCCTGTGCGACACAACAAAGAAAGGCCATCTTTAATCATGTCCTGTGTCACTGCACAAGATGGGACCTGAATGCAGTGAAAGGAGATAGAAGTCATAAAATCTAGAATCGTTGATGGATTTCAGTATATGAAGGACTAAGAGAAATTTTATGAGAACCTTATACTGTAGTTGCAAATTGGCTTCCTCCGTTTGTCCTTCATCAAAATATTTAGTTCCATCATCTTC from Alosa alosa isolate M-15738 ecotype Scorff River chromosome 4, AALO_Geno_1.1, whole genome shotgun sequence carries:
- the lrrc23 gene encoding leucine-rich repeat-containing protein 23, whose protein sequence is MMSDLEDDELRGLDPGESEDDGTKYFDEGQTEEANLQLQYKVPSCAVTQDMIKDGLSLLCRTGNGLSHAFVKLELVDRSLTDISLLESFVHLRFIDLSTNHLSDLNPLAKLTQLLWLKLDGNHVREFRGQRLEPLIYLQWFSIAKNRLQDVEGLSGPALETLNLTGNSIQRMQGLQCNKLTNLVTLELRGNRLETTEDLYLPNLRRLYLAQNIIKRLEGLHKLERLTILHLRDNQLETLDGISPNMKSLQYLNVRGNLIFSRSALRSLAGVADTLRALVLAENPIMETDEYRLFVLSQLPLLERLDKEPASEEEKADALERQKDFQDEDPKE